The DNA window CAAGAGGGTCCCCTGAAATCCTATTAGTTGTCTGTTCATTTGTGTAGACATTGATAGATGGAGCCAAAGTCAACCTTCTCTTATTAGGATTCAGATGTAGTCCCAGCATGTTTTCTCTGCTCCCTCTCAGCCTTTGTATGCAGGATGTGGGACGTGGGATGTGGCACCATTTGAATTGAAAGTGAAAGCTGAGAATCAAAGAGCCGGATTGGTACTGTGGGCAGAACCTCTAATCAATATCCGACATGAGGAAGAGTTCAGACAACACAGCCCCAGACAATGGACAATGATACTTTTTTTGGCCAAGGGCAAGGCATGGGttgaattgtaaaaaaaaattaaagacacAATCAAAATAGACAATTTttattacaaatacaaaacacaacaggaaaAGCGCAGTTCGTTGCATAAATAGCTTGTTGTTGATTTAAATACAGTCAGTGCGGAATATGTTCCTATTTTGTAAAGCATTATTTCCCACTAAGGTTTGCATCAATGGCtacattttttgttgtatttgtatatgtCTCCATCACAATGCTGATTTTGTCCTTCTCAGAAACTGTCctaatttgaaaagaaattctgaTGCATTTGCCAAAGTTAAAAGTGTTGAGGCATTCACTTGCCAACATTATGCTAGTGCTTAGTTCATAGAAATAGTACCAAGTTACTTTACATTATTTCCTTAAAAATTATAAAAGTTGACATGCAAATGAACCATATTCAGTACGTTTTAATCATTCACATATattacaaaacaatacaaaaatgaatatcaattaaatatttttccccatataaaaatgaataactTACAGTATACTTGTTTTAGGATAGTCTTGTATAATGATTATCTACATGTACAAATAAAGGAATTTCCTGATATTTTGGaaattttgaaaaaattaaGGTGCACTTGAGTGCCTATTAACTCCAAAAACCAAACTACATCAGTGATCAtaacaaaatattaacaatggaattgttccaatatatcaatatactgGTATATAATATACCAATACACCGTGTACAAATATGATTATAAAACAGATATGTGGGTCAGATTTATTCTATGTGCTTTCTTTAgcataaatattatatataatatgaatGAAACCTGTGAAACGTCCTAATCAGTGCAGATTAAAACTGCAAATGCACTAATGTTGAAACAAACAGCTTTTGACAACAGAGGCGTCATCTATGCTAGCATCACGCCTTCAAATAAAGACCTCTCAATCTGACTGATGTGTATTCATTTTGTCATATATTTTCAGTTTACAGTAAGTGCACTTTTGTCAACAAATTGTTGCCAATTTGTTCCAGGACACAAATGGAAATTGCAATAGACTTCGAGTATGAAGTTTGATGTAGCCTACCTACAGCAGCTACAAAGCTGACACTGCCAGTGTGTAGGTTTTACCCTCTGAGGTCAAAAGCTTTGATCTTTATATCACACCATTCCTGTGAAGGCAGAGCACACAACATGAAGGTGTGATTCCCATAGCACCAAAGTGAGCAGGTATGAGCAGCTATGATCTTATTATGTCCTTAATTACCACATTGTCAATGGTAAACAAACATAGTGAAATATGCAgcaccacatacagtatatactgtgtTTAAGGACCCATTCTACacataaattatatttcatCAGTTCAAATAGTCATGTAACAAATtaatttacagtttatttacaAGTCATCAAAATTGTCTGCTGCCTtcaaatgtatgtttgtgtctttAAATAAGTCCATATATACAAAATAGTGTGGTCCACGACTGTTGTGCAAATCCTTAAGGGATTAAAATAATGTCTCTGTGGTACTGTAGGTTGTCAGCTTATGTCGAGAGGAAACCTGTGTTTATTTGAACCAGTGCAGGTAGTTTGTCTTGAGAGCGGGGAAGCACATGTTGTTGCTGCAAGAGCCCCCGTAGCTAGGAGGGCAGGCGGAGCAGGGTACACCTACTTTGTAGGGAGCCTCTCCGATCCAGTTACCCCTGGAAGACAGAAACATGTACAGTGTCAATGGAGTTAGATGTAACCAGAGAgtctattttaaatatattttcaacTTGAATCAGCATATCTTGTCTAAATATGTCTAAATGCTGGAATCAAAGATGATGAATTAATGATCAGGTACATGAGAGGTTCAATGTGGCCAGGTTCTACATAAACAAATGTCTTccaaaaaaacagaacataCTTTTGTATATGAATAATATGgattaatatgaatatgtgtGCACAAGGAATAAATTAGAGAAACAGTTTTAAAGAGGAAAATGTTGATGTTAAAAGTTGACAGTCTAAATTTGAATGTCCATTTCATAGCTGTTTTGAACATTTTGGTATTCTGGTTTGgtatctgctgatgaagatgacgtaaaatgtatttgtaaagCCCTTTTCACAGCGTGGATGTGGCACCAGAACATCATCAAATGGACCTTAAAATGAGATTAAAATGATATCATAATATGATTGCTTTGTCAAGAGCAGATTATCACTTATTTAGCGATCTGTACTTTCTGAGCAAATGAGAAATCCGACTTCAGCAAGTGTATCACTGAAAATGTAAATGGTAACTAGCTATCTGGACACCACCCAGATTCAAGATGCCAGTGCCGTCTGGCGTTATAGCAGCCTCAATGTCCTGAGCCTGTTACTCTTACATATGTCTCAAACCAGTGGGATTAAAGAACCTGGCTCACATGTCAGTCACAAGTCCCAACAGGCTTTGATTCTTGGAATTTTTTCGAGAATTTTTCTCCTGTTTCGTGGCTCTCCGGAGCTTTGGTTATGTGGTACCGGTTCACAGGCTTGTATCGAGGTTATCTGAATCTCCCGGCAACATGGGTGGCATTTCACAACTCAGCACACAACAGAGGCGTCTGTGTCGGGATTAAGCCACCGTCATCAGGTTAACAGGTTCTTTAGAATTAACAGGCTTCCTTACGGCATGTATTTAAAGTACACTTACTTGGGTGAGTAGTTGCAAACTAAATACGTTGCCCGTTTCCACACTGAACCCCATACGTTCATATTATGACACGTGTGAACAGCACAGCCTACTTTGTTGGATGTTGCCCACACCATCTGCAAAAAAAGACAGCCAATTAATGCCAATGTTACACCAATTCATAGTATGTAATACTCATTGTTGTCTGTGTACCTGTGTATAATGGGTACACATGGGTCCATAGCATCTGAGAGGGCATCGAGGGTTGCAGTCGCGCGGGTAGGGAAAGGAGTAATCCTTGACCTCATCGTACCAAGGCTTCACCAGCTGGAGAATGGATCGATAGCTGTGAACAGAAGACAGACTGTAAACTATACTGTACAACTAATGATAAGCAACTAATACAGGCTGACCTTGTCACCGGACAGAGATTCAAGCCTTGATAATCTATGATTTGCCAATTATCAATATATTTTAGGAAAAAATAGTAAGTGGTGGATGTGCAGTTTGGCTGTAGGTGTTTTGTGGAACACAGAAAACTTTAAGACACTGACTTGGACCTGTGATTCTTGCTTCACAGCAAAAAGCTCCATTGTTTCAACTTTCATctcagccctgtgtgtgtgtagcatttACATATTTCAGTTATTTCCATATTTGTGTGCGTTCCCTCAAGTTGCTCTGGTTTCCTCCCACAGTTATTGAACCAAccatttttaatatttcttgTGAATTTGActggattctttttttcaaattgtttCCAAGTCATTTATGGTGTTCCAGGACATGCGGCTCAAGTAAAGGGAAGATCTAAAATGTTCTAACATTTTGTCATATTGTGAACTGGAGAGTTAccatgattttttattttatgaatgccCTTGTTTATGAAATGTGCCAGAGCTTCAGATTTTGCAGCCAAACAGCAAAGATTTTAATACTTCTCGTATTAGTTCTCGTGATTGTTTTAACAACAGTCAGGTTTATTTGTAAGATATCCAAACATGCTCTGCAGAATCTTATTACTACTTAGATCTAGTAGTTTTTTATGAAATAACATTACTAAAGAACGAGCGAACCAAGAGGAATAATCAGAATGAGCAGTATTCCCTTGAGTCTCATGATGTtcctcaataaaataaaaaagagtgtAGGATCATGTGAAGGTGCCCTGTGTTTCCAAATGGAAAATCAAGACCCACTAAAGGGATGTGCCTTTGTCCTCAGGGGTCATGGCTGAAAACACAACTTTTGTTTATTTGAAGGGTCACAGGAGCATTCCTCAAGCAGTCACCGGGTCACAGTGCAAAAACCTTTAGGAGAAAGAAGAAGGGGGCAGCAAGGCAACGACCATGATTGCAGCGAGACAGAGAGTCATCCCTGAGAGGAGCAGCAGATgttggggagggggaggggagtcAAAGGTCACTCACCGTCCTGTCCTGACGGAGAGGTTTTGACCCAGGAACCTGAGGAGGTGAGGTGGCCCGTGCTCCCACAGGCAGGCATGAGCCCAGTCCTCGGCTGTCTTAGCCAGGGTTTCGTCCCACACctaaacacacaggcacatggTGGGAACGTGGAAAATCATTACATAACTGAAAATATCAACACTATAGATCTTCATTTAGCAGTGAGATGTGAGATAAGATTTGGCACTTGAGTTCATAGCACTGTTACAGGTGTTGCCATGGCAAGGAGCACAAGTCATCCATCAAATCAGTTACATAAGCGGAGAAAGTTCATTGCTCAGTGTCCAATGTAACTCTTTCACTGAATAGACAGGGAGTTGGATAGCGTTGGTTTAAGAATACCAAACTTGTCAACAGCCACACTCATGAATGGTTTCATTGGGAATGGTTTGTGACTGGAGCAATGAGGAGAGATTTCCCCCGATGACTTCATTCTACAGGAGTTTTGTCAGTTTTGCATCTCATTACCCGTGCAACTACAGAGGATGTAAATGCTGCCAATTTAAAGCATGACAATATGATAGCTGAGTTGCTATGTTCGTCTGACACAGTTGCTGGAACAACCTTTCAAAGTAAAACGAGCATTATACTGCTTCAcaccatgacattttattttgcagcTCAAAGTAATGAGCTATAGCTAGATGAAATTAAAAGTCTGACTCAGAAATGTTGGGATTTTGCCATCAAGTGACCACTCTCTCCATATTGCACTGTCAGCAGGCTACTGGTACCATACATGACCCCATTACTACTTTGGTGGTCTCCTGCGGTGCAATCTGCTCAACAGCTGAAGGTGCCAAGACACGTCAAGACATGTGTCACTTAACTTCCTGACACAACTACTGTACATCTATTAAAATCTGATTCTCCATCACCTCTTATCATTTCACTTGACGCATGCTCTTTGGTCATTAGCAgaacataataataaaacattctaaggaggaggaggtatacagtaggctacatggtTCCAGGAATATGCAAATACATGCACATTAATTAAGTTTGAATGCAAGCTTTCACTTACCATGTATTCCATATTGGAAGCTGGGGGAAACACCTTCCCTCTTACTTTGTTATGGTAGTCAAGAATGGCAAGCATGTCGTTCTGACTAATGTAACGCTTCCTCCTGCTTTTGGAAATAGTCGTGGTGTCGGTTCCATAGCTGTGCGCTGCGCCTAGATTGGTGAAATTGGCGGCTGGCAAGGACGTGGAGACAGCAGGAATAGTTGTTGCCAATGCACTTGCTCCGCAAGATATGCACAGAAGTATTAGGTCTACGGCAAATAACTGaagtttcatgtttgtttttttggaaacTGCAGACAGAATATACCGCGTCTTGGATTGATCTGAAAAGAAAGCAAGAAGACAAACTTAAAGTGTTGCCGCGGTGCGCACAAATAAGAGGCATTTTAAATTCAGACATGCTTAGCTTCAATCCTCCAACGCAGGACATAAATACCAGGGACATTCCTCCACACAATATTTGGTCCTACCTTTTCTTGCGCAGCGGTACCTTGTGCCTGCGTTGCCAAGGCTGCGTCACCTCTAAAGACTCAGCAATGGattggagagagggagggcaaGTGAGGAGTTTTTGCGCTTTGCAAACTTAGTGAGTGCTTCAGGAGAAGTCCGTCTATTGGGGGTTTATATAGGCTATTGCAGTGGACAATGCAGGAAGTGCGCCTGCCTTGGAGGTAGACGCACAGCCCCTCCTTGTCACCTGAAACACAGCATATGTTTGGTTTTTCCGAAACCATTTTTGGCAAATCTTGCTCAATTTCATCACAGCATCTGCTTTAGGTTTGGGCAGCTGCAGGATGTGGAAGGACAACATTTAATTACCAAAGTACACCAAGGTGGATAGAGCATAATACATGACTATTTATGCCTAGGTTCCTAGGTTCTCAAAAAGCAAGTGTGAAGTATGTTGCTATGGATGTgatttataatttatatttatttaaaaaagtataaaccCTCAATCTCACAATATTGACTGACTTGACTTGAATGAAGCTCTTAACAATCACTTTGTCACATCAGCTCCATATAAAGGTGATACAATTTGCATTTGCCACAAGCTCCACTGGTCACTCGTCAGGACATACACATAAACTCATGGGTGGGAGGAAGCCAGTAGTTTTTATGAGTCAAATCAGTGTGAGAGCTGCGTCCATGTGTCCTATTAATCTTCTTTGTCATATTCATTATACTATAAAGATTACACTTGTTCAGTGTGTAGCTCCAGCTGTGTGGTTTGCCAGGGTAAATGCAGAGccaagagaggaaaaaaaaacctctgcaGGTCATCATTTCATTGGCAGCTGGTGAACAAATTAAAGAAACGTGACGCAGGAACAATTTTCCTcccccttttttcttctctcgctctgtccctcctcctctcttgttGCCGACAACTGGTGCTTTCCCAAAAAATCTTCTAGGAAGTGATGGACTTTTCAGGTGCTGGAATTAATGGAAGGGATATATATCACTCAAGAGTGGTGCACAGCAACGATTAACTCCTCTGTTTCATTCCATCCTACTCTCCACAGCTGCTGCTCTTCCTCAAATGACTGAAGGCTCAATGGAAAGAGTTAGAAAAATCATGACAGATTGGTTAAATATCTTTACTTCCTATACCTGATCCAGGACTCTGCTTTATGTCAGGACACTAAGCAGAATGCTCTGTTGAGCCTTGAATTTTAACAGGAAaaactttaaatatttaaagttaTCAGTGTGCAGAGGATTGGAGATGTGATGTCGGCTTCATgtattttatgattattttatttataatatttattttcagaAAGAAAAACTGGTACAACGAGAAAGCAGCCTTAATTCCAAACTCAACGAGACCGTGAGCTACCTCTGAGTGAACTCTGTACTTGTAGcctactgtaaaataaaaaagagaaagctttttataatattttccaGCTATTTCCACAGAACTATACTCAACAATCAATACATATTGATTAAATCCATTCAATAGcctatattttgagaaattatgtgatttagttttttttgtttctgttatgaCTATGCACCATCACATCTGCTCAGTATTTTGACTCATCCTCTCATCTGGTATTAATAGTCAGGCCACTCTCCAGCCAGCACGGCACGCCAGCCAAAGATTCTGATCAACACGATGCTCGGTGATCCCATCCCCAGGTTTATAGCCAtattattgtccatattatcaGATTAGCTTAACATACACTTGTTTCACAGCATTTCACACTGTCTTCATATTTATTTGGCCATAAGCTTCTGAGCCAAGACTGAACAATAGAATCAACAGTTTAGTGTCATTGTGGaaaaccagacacacacacacacacacacacacacacacacacacacacacacacacacacacacacacacacacacacacacacacacagtttcgtTACTTGCAGTCTCCATAAGGCCCAGATGATATTCCCTCAGTCTCAGAGTGCTGGTACTTGTTTGTGTAGTGAACCCAGTGACTTCAAAATAGGTTGAAGCATTATTATCATATTATCAGAGTAATTAGGGCATTATTTGTGGCACATGCTGCTCTGAGGGGCCTTGGGTCTGTTTTGGAAAGGCATTCTTTTTCAGACAGAGCATTTATTTACCTACAATATATTGTTCCAAGTTTCCCCCACGCTTCCCCCCTCTCCGAAGGCCTCTCGAAGCCCAGTGTTGATGCCAGTACAGCAGAGAGAATGAGGTGCAGTGGTGAGCAGGAGGGAAAGCAAGAAAGAGGCATATAGACAATAGACAGCTTCAACAAGTGTTGCATTGGTTAGGATTCTAGATGCATCCCACCAAgccaaaataatttaaaatctaAAAGATTTTGAGTAAATAGTGTATAGCATCATGTGCATCTGAGCAATAAAcccaagaccaaaacaaccaatcatctgttttttaaataagtgtTATTGGACAGTTTTTCACCCAGGTCTGGAGCATAGTGTACCAGGACAATTCAATAAGTAACAAAATCTCCTTAGAATGGCTCCTCGCTCAGTCCACTATTCCAGCAGCAATCAAAGCACATGCTGTAGACTCCAGCTCAGCTGTGCACTTCACCCAAGGCTATTGTTACCGCGCTGGCAGAGTCCACGAAGCATGGGAAAGTCACTAAGAGATCGGCAGCatgtgaatggatgaatgacaAAAGAGGTCTAATGTGACTTGTAAGGACCAAAACTTTTAGAAGCAGTTTGAAAGGTGAGATAGTAAGCTGTGGATCAAGTTGTTCGCAGGGTGGTCGTGGTGGTTTGTATTTGGATATGCTTTTATTCTGTGAATTTAGAAATttgatttaaaggaatagtttgacattttgggaaatatgctttctTGGGCTAATAGTCtatggactatttcttggccaagTGCAGTCTTTCCAGTTGCCACCTCAAAGGTGACAGTAAGATTCCAGAAATAGTCTGGCAAATAAGAGAAGAAACAAATGACACATaaaatgttaattagtgagctggTTTGTGgcttttgttacctttggacagagttAGGCTAGCTCTTTCACcctgtttctagtctttatgctacaATAAGATAACCAACTGATtgtagtatatttacagtacagacatGAACGTGGAATTAACCTTCTcttctaactctcggcaaggaAGCAAATCGTATTTCCCAAACTGTCCGACTGTTCTTTTAATCAGCCATGCCAAGTAATGCAAATATGAGGAGTTTGATAAAAGTACTTATTACTACAAAAATAGGGTgaatcatactgtatattggcttTGTTAAGTGAATTGTATTGGGGCAGCTGGGAAGTTGTTATGTCATGGGTTGGTTTTtgttggaaaaaagaaaaagtgacattttaagAGTGGTTTACATTGGTAAGAAGCCCAGTCTCTAACTTCAAGCTGTCCAGGCTGCTTTCTTCCACACACAGCTGTTAAACATTGTATCAGTGGAATATGCAGTTACAtagcaaatactgtatgtttcacaCAGTCTGCTAACTTACGACGGGGCGATGGCTTGTTGACAGAGAAAAAAGCTGCGGGTGAGAAAGCTTCAACCCTGTGTCCCCGTCAGAAGTTCAGGAGTGGATTATTACTCCTCCCTTGTCCAAAGAGTAACAAGCACAGTAATTAAGTCAATAAATATCTGAATCTTCTGATCAAAGAGTGCCCTTGCTGAGCTTCAATTTAATTCAAAATTAAATTCCTGCTGTGTTTGGAGTGTATATAGACCAAGGTGCTATATAACATCACTGATGAAACTTAGCTGCAATGCCAGCTGTTACTGTAACTACAGTACTTATTGCTGAAGGATCACCCAATATAATCCAAAGCCACTTTGTCTTGTGTTTACTGAATAGTGACCTCCACAAACATGACCGTAGAGAATCTATTCCAGACTGCATGTTTTCCCCTGTTGTCTAGATACAAGTGGCTGTTGTTTGGCTCCTCAGTGGAATCTAAGGTGACTTTGTCCCCAACCTCGATCACAGCAAGGAAACACactataaaaaaacattaagggAAGAGTAAACAGCAAATGACAGTGAGAGAAATTAAGGTTCAGATTCAGCAGAATtctaataactttttttttttctccagatgAAGTGAATAATTCCTAGAACAAGATGACAAAAGGTAGGAGACAAGGGGAAATATAACACTAGCAAGTTGCTGCACCATGAGCTTTATGCAAGGGCCTGTAAAAGTGCTTCAAACAATCTTAACAAACATAATGTCGGCAGAACATACACAATTAAACACCCTTTTCCCGAAACAGTATTTAGAGTGTGGGAAAAAACCTGAGGGATTaccagagggtgggggggggggctttctCGTCAGGAATAAGTCGCTCAGCTTGTGTATCTATTTTTGACATGTTACATTCCTTTTCCCCCAGATATTCTCACCCATCTATAAGACATTTACAACCATCTTTGATGCTCAGGCCTTGTAAGACTGCACACAGATGGGCTGTGGTCGCACACAGACATTTCTCAAGAGGTTCAGATGTCAGCTGAGCGAGAGACAGAGCTGAGGCGTTTTATGATGTATCTTCATGACAGCAGGTAACAAAAAATACCACCTGGGGCTCAGAAGTGAGCtgccaaaaccaaaacaacctATACAGAGTTTTCTAAAAAGTTGTgatatagcctacatttacttTTATGCCAGGAGATTATGCATCATTACAACCCACTTTATGGATTTACATTATGTttgaaaagtttgacatttgggaAATGCGCTTATTCACTTCTTTGCAGAGGGTTAGATGATCGATGCCACTCTTATCTGTACGCTAAatgaagctagagccaggaGACAGTTACCTTAGCTAATCAGAACTAGAAAAAGGTAGGTCAAACAAATAggtcactaattaacacgtttCATCTGGTTTGTTATATtcgtacaaaaaccaaagcttttcccaaaatgtgaaaGTATTCTTTTAAGTTGAACGGCAATCTGCTCAAGCGAAGTGCATGCAGATTGGTGGCTGATTCTTCTGATAAAGGTGGATTTCTTGTGACCTGCCTTGGCCAGTTGGGAGCAAAAGAGATGGTTAGATGCATGCTGGCTGGCCGGCCGGCCGGCTGGCTTCATCAGGCTGTGGATGTGTAGGCCTGGAGGCGGTCTAGACAGCAGATGAGCAATGAGTTGGGCCCTGGCAGACAGGCCCTGGGACTCTCTTGGGCAGGGCCTTTGGGACTCCTGTCCTTGGCAGAAATGATACATGCACTGGACTATTCTGAGGTTGAGACACCCTAGCCTTTGTAATTCTAATATGTGCTTCTAATTGATGAAGTTAAATAGGAGAAAAATTATAAAACATGTCATAGCTGGTGCCTAAGTCCACTTTTATACATATACCTTCTGATTCCTGTACTGAAATCCTTAGATGCTAAAGTCTGTTTTTCCTATAGTCAAAATTTTGCTCAAGTGAAAGAAAACCTTCAGTCCCGATCCCAATGTGGGTGGTTTAAGACTTGATCCTTGCTTACTTGGCATCTGGTAAGAGCTTTTGTGTTGCTGGAAAAGCACAGGCGAGGACTGCAACTTTTGCGTCCAGAGTGCAGTGGTGACATTTGGTGAACTGTACCATTCATCGTTAAAGAATATGCAAATTGTTATGTTGGATTATTTTTTATGTCAGCTTTTCTTCCTTGATCCTATTAGAGCCCGTTCAAGCAGCTACCTGCCAGAAAACCATGCAACAAAGTACAATAACACAAGTGATACCATTGTTACACTC is part of the Sander vitreus isolate 19-12246 chromosome 22, sanVit1, whole genome shotgun sequence genome and encodes:
- the pi15a gene encoding peptidase inhibitor 15-A → MKLQLFAVDLILLCISCGASALATTIPAVSTSLPAANFTNLGAAHSYGTDTTTISKSRRKRYISQNDMLAILDYHNKVRGKVFPPASNMEYMVWDETLAKTAEDWAHACLWEHGPPHLLRFLGQNLSVRTGRYRSILQLVKPWYDEVKDYSFPYPRDCNPRCPLRCYGPMCTHYTQMVWATSNKVGCAVHTCHNMNVWGSVWKRATYLVCNYSPKGNWIGEAPYKVGVPCSACPPSYGGSCSNNMCFPALKTNYLHWFK